From a single Gemmatimonadota bacterium genomic region:
- a CDS encoding hydantoinase/oxoprolinase family protein, producing MRRIGIDVGGTNTDAVLIEGSEVVRWCKTPTTEDVTQGIRVALATVLEPDQDGGSSRAAIDAVMIGTTHFTNAVVERRELDPVAAVRIGLPASASLPPFVDWPSDLAELVRGGVFLVAGGHEYDGRPIVPFDAAGMRSVAERIADSSVRSVAISSVFSPLTSECEEAAAEIVAQVVPGARVTLSHALGRIGLLERENATILNATLRSLADRTLAAFERALVESGLDCPLFVTLNDGTVARSEMVARFPVLSFASGPTNSMRGAAFLTGMSDALVVDVGGTTTDIGALVGGFPREANSVVEVGGVRTLFRMPDLLSIGLGGGSIVSEDGGQVGPTSVGFRIQEEALVFGGDTLTASDVAVALGWTSMGDGSHVAGEPRARVERAAWSLHTALAEAVDRMKTDARPEPLIAVGGGAFLVPERMDGISEVVRVPHQGVANAVGAAIAQVSGEVDRIFQGVGREGAIVEATALANERAMAAGAAASTLRVVDLEDLPLAYLPGDALRVRVKVVGDVGQTVRV from the coding sequence GTGAGGCGCATCGGCATCGATGTGGGCGGTACCAACACGGATGCGGTGCTCATCGAGGGCAGCGAGGTCGTGCGCTGGTGCAAGACCCCGACGACCGAGGACGTCACGCAGGGCATCCGTGTGGCGCTGGCGACGGTGTTGGAGCCCGATCAGGACGGGGGGAGCTCACGTGCCGCAATCGATGCGGTGATGATCGGGACGACCCACTTCACCAACGCGGTCGTGGAACGGCGGGAGCTCGATCCCGTTGCCGCCGTGCGGATCGGCCTCCCTGCCAGCGCGTCGCTGCCCCCGTTCGTGGATTGGCCATCGGATCTGGCCGAGCTCGTGCGCGGAGGCGTGTTCCTCGTAGCCGGAGGCCACGAATACGACGGGCGCCCCATCGTTCCCTTCGACGCAGCGGGAATGAGGAGTGTCGCTGAGCGCATCGCGGACTCCAGCGTCCGATCTGTCGCGATCTCCAGCGTCTTCTCGCCGCTGACGTCCGAGTGCGAGGAGGCGGCTGCCGAGATCGTTGCGCAGGTCGTCCCGGGGGCGCGCGTCACGCTTTCGCATGCGCTCGGTCGGATCGGGCTCCTGGAGCGCGAGAACGCGACGATTCTCAATGCCACGCTCCGGTCTCTGGCGGATCGCACGCTCGCTGCTTTCGAGCGCGCGCTGGTGGAGAGCGGCCTGGACTGCCCGCTCTTCGTGACGCTCAATGACGGGACGGTAGCCCGCTCGGAGATGGTGGCGCGTTTCCCGGTGCTTTCCTTCGCATCGGGTCCCACGAACAGCATGCGCGGAGCGGCTTTCCTGACCGGCATGTCGGATGCGCTGGTGGTGGACGTCGGGGGCACCACCACCGACATCGGGGCACTGGTGGGAGGCTTCCCGCGGGAAGCGAACAGCGTGGTGGAGGTTGGCGGCGTCCGCACGCTCTTCCGCATGCCCGATCTCCTCTCGATCGGTCTCGGTGGAGGCAGCATCGTTTCCGAGGACGGCGGTCAGGTGGGGCCGACCAGCGTGGGCTTCCGGATCCAGGAGGAGGCCCTCGTGTTCGGCGGGGATACCCTGACGGCGAGCGATGTGGCGGTGGCGCTCGGGTGGACGTCGATGGGCGACGGGAGCCACGTCGCGGGGGAGCCGCGGGCCCGGGTGGAGCGTGCCGCCTGGAGCCTGCACACGGCCCTCGCCGAGGCGGTGGACCGCATGAAGACCGACGCCCGCCCCGAGCCGCTCATCGCGGTAGGCGGCGGCGCGTTCCTGGTTCCAGAGCGCATGGATGGCATCTCCGAAGTCGTCCGGGTGCCGCATCAGGGCGTGGCCAACGCCGTGGGTGCCGCCATCGCTCAAGTGTCGGGTGAAGTCGACCGCATCTTCCAGGGGGTCGGGCGCGAGGGCGCCATCGTGGAGGCCACCGCTCTGGCGAATGAGCGCGCAATGGCGGCAGGTGCCGCGGCGTCGACTCTCCGAGTCGTCGACCTGGAAGACCTGCCCCTGGCCTACCTGCCGGGAGATGCGCTGCGCGTGCGGGTGAAGGTGGTGGGGGACGTCGGACAGACCGTCCGCGTCTAG
- a CDS encoding arylsulfatase, whose product MRTPQRALIGLLLLTACRVEATPPNIIYMLADDLGYGELGAYGQTRIHTPTLDRLAAQGMRFTQHYAGSPVCAPSRGTLLTGLHTGHGQIRDNFEVGGYPDPNEMGQMPLVSATYTIGRLLQDAGYYTGAIGKWGLGGRDSYGQPHFQGFDYFFGYLDQQLAHNYYPTHLWRNGERVPLDNPYFSPHQRFSGGDPDDPASYDAYKGNEYSLDVMADDALRFLEEHQEQPFFLYLPFTIPHLALQVPDSALAEYEGAFAEEPYLGDRSYLPHIRPLSAYAAMITRMDAHIGRILAKLDELGLAENTLVMFSSDNGTTYTGGVDAEYFQSTGGLRGLKGSVYEGGIRVPLIARWPDHIAPGSVSDHVSAFWDMMPTFADLVGVSAPTGLDGVSFLPTLLGEGSQQQHDALYWEYHELWGGAQAVRLGNWKAVRLGGHEDADAPIALYDLTEDPGETRDVSADHPEVVQRVAAVMESRTPARLPEWNFARR is encoded by the coding sequence GTGAGGACTCCGCAACGAGCGCTCATTGGACTGCTCCTGCTGACCGCCTGCCGCGTGGAGGCGACCCCACCGAACATCATCTACATGCTCGCCGACGACCTCGGCTACGGGGAGCTCGGCGCCTACGGCCAGACGCGCATCCATACTCCCACGCTCGACCGCCTGGCCGCCCAGGGCATGCGCTTCACACAGCACTACGCGGGGAGCCCGGTGTGTGCACCGTCGCGGGGGACGTTGTTGACGGGGCTACATACCGGCCATGGCCAGATCCGCGACAACTTCGAGGTCGGCGGCTACCCCGACCCGAACGAGATGGGGCAGATGCCCCTCGTTTCCGCCACCTACACGATTGGGCGGCTCCTGCAGGATGCCGGCTACTATACCGGCGCCATCGGAAAATGGGGCTTGGGCGGACGCGACTCGTACGGACAGCCCCACTTCCAGGGGTTCGACTACTTCTTCGGCTACCTCGATCAACAGCTGGCCCACAACTACTACCCCACCCACCTGTGGCGAAACGGTGAACGGGTGCCGCTGGACAACCCCTATTTCTCTCCTCACCAGCGCTTCAGCGGAGGCGACCCCGACGACCCGGCTTCCTACGACGCCTACAAGGGCAACGAATACTCACTGGATGTGATGGCGGACGACGCGCTGCGCTTCCTCGAGGAGCACCAGGAGCAGCCGTTCTTCCTCTATCTGCCCTTCACCATCCCCCATCTGGCCTTGCAGGTGCCCGACTCCGCCTTGGCGGAATACGAGGGAGCGTTCGCTGAGGAGCCCTACCTGGGCGACCGCAGCTACCTGCCCCACATCCGTCCCTTGTCGGCGTACGCGGCCATGATCACGCGCATGGACGCACACATCGGTCGTATCCTGGCCAAGCTGGACGAGCTGGGACTGGCCGAGAACACGCTCGTCATGTTCAGCAGTGACAACGGCACCACCTACACGGGCGGCGTGGACGCGGAATACTTCCAGAGCACGGGCGGACTGCGTGGTCTCAAGGGCTCCGTGTACGAGGGCGGCATCCGGGTGCCGCTCATCGCCCGCTGGCCGGACCACATCGCGCCGGGCTCGGTGAGCGATCACGTGTCGGCGTTCTGGGACATGATGCCGACCTTCGCGGATCTGGTGGGTGTGTCTGCCCCCACGGGCCTCGACGGAGTGTCGTTCCTCCCGACGCTGTTGGGCGAGGGCAGCCAACAGCAACACGACGCCCTCTACTGGGAATACCATGAGTTGTGGGGCGGCGCCCAGGCCGTCCGCCTGGGGAACTGGAAGGCGGTGCGCCTCGGTGGACACGAAGACGCCGACGCGCCCATCGCGTTGTACGACCTGACGGAGGACCCGGGAGAGACCAGGGATGTATCCGCCGACCACCCGGAGGTGGTGCAGCGCGTTGCCGCCGTCATGGAGAGCCGGACCCCGGCACGACTTCCCGAGTGGAACTTCGCCAGAAGGTGA
- a CDS encoding alkaline phosphatase D family protein: MDRRDTLKLLMAGALSPAVPRPVDRPDQEARHLGRWHDWPDVRWVGPDYWGNRLQDWEVRGGVLVCRTLAPNRTLHCLTHRAGGLPYRTDLVLDASALRAGGRDARAGVRVGSRGRFPDFRSAAVHGRGEDAGVDGEGRLVCGDLRGAERIDLAKPIRLQLNVEAEGAGARLTLHAFLPAAGAQPVSTLEHRIADRADTLGTLALHVHSAEALGGAEVRFDAWSLYGPGILSDPEAAFGPIVFAQYTLHRNVLKLTAQLAPIEAIDGLAPVLQVRTPEGTWTEMARAPLDPLARTARFRVEHWDGTRAVPYRVRVRVPLRSGPVDFVYEGTVAAEPDGSTPLKAAVFSCNADHGFPDAEVVRHVSRHRPDLALFLGDQFYESSGGFGIQTDSVPEATLDMLHKWFMFGWSYRELFRHVPAAFIPDDHDVYHGNVWGEGGKVAPTDHGWGAEAQDQGGYKMPAAWLNAVQRAQTSHLPDPVDPVPVDQGIGVYFTSWTYGGISFAILEDRKFKSAPANVLPAQARVWNGWIQNPDFDVREHRDLPDATLLGTRQMHFLRQWAADWSGGAQIKVVLSQTNFAAVHTIPADALTGEVIPSLPVPRSGEYVDGDKPAVDMDSNGWPQDRRDEVLRVLRTCSAFHIAGDQHLATMVHHGVDEFRDAAWSFTGPALNNIWPRRWWPPRPMAHSSIPGQPPYTGDFLDGFGNRITVYAAANPHDTGLEPRILRDRATGYGIITFDPTARTIRIECWPRQSDPAAGDAGQYRGWPMVVGADAGDGRVPALRVPLRITGLAAPVLQVRDAGDELVYSRRVEGSEPAAPLFSGGRHQIRVGDPDRGLWQERTVDAEDLGGGPLSFDFEPDGRDA, encoded by the coding sequence ATGGACCGACGCGATACGCTCAAACTTCTGATGGCCGGCGCGTTGTCCCCGGCAGTCCCCCGCCCGGTCGACCGACCCGACCAGGAGGCCCGTCATCTGGGTCGTTGGCACGACTGGCCGGACGTCCGCTGGGTGGGGCCGGACTACTGGGGCAATCGGCTGCAGGACTGGGAAGTCCGAGGCGGAGTGCTGGTCTGCCGCACCCTGGCTCCCAACCGGACGCTGCACTGTCTCACCCACAGAGCGGGGGGCCTCCCCTACCGTACCGACCTGGTCCTGGACGCGTCCGCGCTCCGCGCGGGAGGGCGGGACGCCCGCGCCGGAGTTCGCGTCGGCAGCCGGGGGCGCTTTCCGGACTTTCGCTCGGCTGCGGTCCACGGGCGCGGGGAGGATGCCGGGGTCGACGGCGAAGGTCGACTGGTCTGCGGAGATCTCCGCGGAGCGGAGCGCATCGATCTTGCGAAGCCCATTCGGCTGCAGCTGAACGTCGAGGCCGAAGGCGCGGGCGCCCGCCTGACTCTCCACGCCTTCCTGCCCGCCGCAGGCGCCCAACCCGTCTCCACACTGGAGCACCGCATCGCCGACCGCGCGGACACGCTGGGGACTCTGGCGCTACATGTGCACAGCGCTGAAGCGCTGGGCGGCGCCGAGGTCCGGTTCGACGCGTGGAGCCTGTACGGACCAGGGATCCTGAGCGACCCCGAAGCCGCGTTCGGTCCGATCGTCTTCGCGCAGTACACCCTGCACCGGAATGTCCTCAAGCTCACCGCGCAGCTCGCCCCCATCGAGGCGATCGACGGCCTCGCTCCGGTGTTGCAGGTACGGACTCCGGAGGGCACCTGGACCGAGATGGCCCGCGCGCCCCTCGATCCACTGGCCCGCACAGCCCGTTTCCGCGTCGAACATTGGGACGGAACGCGAGCGGTCCCGTATCGCGTCCGCGTCCGTGTGCCGCTGCGTTCCGGTCCGGTCGACTTCGTCTACGAAGGCACCGTGGCGGCCGAGCCCGACGGATCCACGCCGCTCAAGGCCGCCGTCTTCAGCTGCAACGCCGATCATGGCTTCCCCGACGCGGAAGTGGTGCGGCACGTCTCCCGACATCGACCCGATCTGGCCCTGTTCCTCGGAGACCAGTTCTACGAGAGCTCGGGCGGCTTCGGGATCCAGACGGACTCGGTTCCCGAGGCGACGCTCGACATGCTGCACAAGTGGTTCATGTTCGGCTGGTCCTATCGAGAGCTGTTCCGCCACGTCCCCGCCGCCTTCATCCCGGATGACCACGACGTCTACCACGGCAACGTCTGGGGCGAAGGCGGGAAAGTGGCTCCCACCGACCACGGATGGGGGGCGGAGGCGCAAGACCAGGGCGGCTACAAGATGCCCGCGGCGTGGCTCAATGCCGTGCAAAGGGCGCAGACCAGTCACCTGCCCGACCCCGTCGATCCGGTGCCTGTCGACCAGGGCATCGGTGTCTACTTCACCAGCTGGACCTACGGCGGCATCAGCTTCGCCATCCTGGAGGATCGCAAGTTCAAGTCGGCGCCCGCCAACGTGCTCCCCGCGCAGGCACGGGTCTGGAACGGGTGGATCCAGAACCCGGACTTCGACGTGCGGGAGCACCGAGATCTCCCGGACGCCACCCTGCTCGGGACACGGCAGATGCACTTCCTACGTCAGTGGGCGGCGGACTGGAGCGGTGGGGCGCAGATCAAGGTCGTGCTGTCCCAGACGAACTTCGCCGCCGTACACACCATTCCGGCAGATGCCCTGACCGGCGAGGTCATTCCCAGCCTTCCCGTTCCTCGCTCCGGAGAGTATGTCGACGGCGACAAGCCCGCCGTCGACATGGACTCGAACGGATGGCCTCAGGACCGACGCGACGAGGTGCTGCGAGTCCTCCGCACCTGCTCCGCGTTCCACATCGCTGGGGACCAGCACCTCGCCACCATGGTGCACCACGGCGTCGACGAGTTCCGGGACGCGGCCTGGAGCTTCACCGGACCAGCACTCAACAACATCTGGCCCCGACGCTGGTGGCCGCCGCGACCGATGGCGCACTCCTCGATCCCAGGCCAGCCGCCCTACACGGGCGACTTCCTGGACGGCTTCGGGAACCGCATCACCGTCTACGCGGCAGCCAACCCGCACGACACCGGACTGGAGCCGCGCATCCTGCGCGACCGGGCCACGGGCTACGGGATCATCACGTTCGATCCAACGGCACGCACCATCCGCATCGAGTGCTGGCCCCGCCAGTCGGACCCCGCCGCCGGCGACGCCGGCCAATACCGGGGATGGCCCATGGTCGTGGGGGCCGATGCCGGAGACGGCCGCGTGCCGGCGCTGCGCGTTCCCCTGCGCATCACCGGACTTGCCGCTCCGGTGCTGCAGGTGCGGGACGCCGGAGACGAGCTGGTCTACTCCCGCAGGGTGGAGGGGTCGGAGCCCGCGGCCCCTCTCTTCTCGGGTGGACGACACCAGATCCGGGTCGGCGATCCGGACCGCGGGCTCTGGCAGGAACGCACTGTGGACGCCGAGGACCTCGGCGGAGGGCCGCTGTCGTTCGACTTCGAACCGGACGGGAGGGACGCGTGA